Within Mycobacterium heckeshornense, the genomic segment ACCAGCCCAACCTCGGTGGTTCCGGAGGCTACAGCCGGGTGATGTACGAAGCGCTGAAAAACACTGACTGCCAGCAGATCCTGTTTATGGACGACGATATCAGGATCGAGCCGGACTCGATTCTGCGGGTGCTGGCGATGCATCGATTCGCGAAGTCCCCGATGCTGGTGGGCGGGCAGATGCTCAACCTGCAGGAGCCGTCGCACCTGCACATCATGGGCGAAGTGGTGGACCGGTCGAACTTCATGTGGACCGCCGCGCCTTACGCCGAATACGACCACGACTTTGCCACATATCCGCTGAGCGACAACAATCCTCGCAGCAACCTGCTGCACCGGCGCATCGACGTGGACTACAACGGCTGGTGGACGTGCATGATCCCGCGCCAGGTCGCCGAGGAACTGGGGCAGCCGCTGCCCCTGTTCATCAAATGGGACGACGCCGACTACGGGTTGCGCGCCGCCGAGCATGGCTATCCCACCGCCACCTTGCCCGGCGCCGCGATCTGGCACATGGCCTGGAGCGACAAGGACGACGCCATCGACTGGCAGGCCTATTTCCATCTGCGCAACCGGTTGGTGGTCGCGGCCATGCACTGGGACGACGACGTCATCGGCCTGCTGCGCAGCCACCTGAAGGCGACGTTGAAACACCTTGCCTGCCTTGAATATTCGACGGTGGCAATACAGAACAAGGCAATTGACGATTTTCTGGCCGGTCCCGAGCACATCTTCTCGATCCTGGAAACGGCGTTGCCGGAAGTGCACCGCATCCGCAAGGCCTACCCCGACGCGATCGTGCTGCCCACGGCCAGCGCACTGCCCGCGCCGTCGCAGAAGACCAAGCCGATGAAACCGCCGGTGCGCCCGCTGGCCATCGGGTATCGGCTGGCCCGGGGCATGCTGCACAACCTGACCAAGGCCGACCCGGCGCACCACCAGCGCCCCCAGCTCAACGTGGCCACCCAGGATGCGCGGTGGTTCCGGCTGTGCACCCTCGACGGAGCCACGGTGACAACAGCCGACGGCCGCGGTGTCGTGTTCCGCCAGCGCGACCGGGCCAAAATGTTCACGCTGTTGTGGCAGTCGCTGCGCCGCCTGGCCAAGCTCGCACGCCGATTCGACGAGATGCGCCGGGTCTACCGCGACGCGTTGCCGGTGCTGTCCAGCAAGCAGAAGTGGGAAACGGTGCTGCTGTCAGCAACGGACAAAGCGCCGGCGCATGGCTGAGCTCGCCGCGCCGCGCGGCGAAGTGGCGGCTGTGGTGGCGGTTCAGTCGGCGCTGGTCGACCGTCCCGGTGTCGTGGCCGTGGCCCGAGGGTTGTCGCATTTCGGTGAGCACAGCATCGGTTGGCTGGCGGTATCGCTGCTCGGCGCGCTGCTGCGGCCGCGGCGGGCCCGGACGTGGTTGCTGGCCGGCGGCGGTGCGTTCGCCGCGCACGCGGCCGCGGTGCTGATCAAGCGGCTGGTGCGGCGACCGCGTCCCAACCACCCCGCGGTTGCGGTGAAAGTCGGCACACCCAGCCGGCTGAGCTTCCCGTCGGCGCATGCCACGTCCACCACCGCGGCGGCCATCCTGCTGGGCCGAGCCACCGGGATGCCGCTGACCGCGGTGTTGGTGCCGCCGATGGCGTTGTCGCGGATACTTCTGGGAGTGCACTACCCCAGTGATGTGGCCATCGGCGTTGCCGTGGGCGCCGCTGTCGCGGCCGCCGCCGTGCGGGTAGGCGGGCGCCTCGAGCGCGGGCTGGGCCAATGAGTGAGGAAGTGGCCCCGGTGACCGGGCCTCCGGCCAACCTGATTGTCGGGGTAGTCAAGGCGATCCGTCCGCGGCAATGGGTAAAAAACGTGCTGGTGTTGGCCGCGCCCCTGGCCGCGGCCGGCCGCGGAATCCACTACAACTACGCCGACGTGCTGGGCAAGGTGGCTGTCGCGTTCGTGGTGTTCTGCCTGGCGGCCTCGGCGGTGTATCTGATCAACGACGTCCGCGACGTCGAAGCCGACCGCGAGCACCCCACCAAGCGGTTCCGGCCGATCGCGGCCGGTGTGGTGCCCGAGTGGCTGGCCTATCTGCTTGCCGCGGCGCTGGGCGTGGCGTCGCTGGTGATCTCGTGGTGGCTCACGCCCAACCTGGCGCTGGTGATGGCCGTCTACATCGGCATCCAGCTGGCCTACTGTTTCGGCCTCAAACACCAGGCGGTGATCGACATTTGCATCGTGTCGTCGGCGTATTTGCTGCGGGCCATCGCCGGTGGCGTGGCGGCCGATATCCCGCTGTCCCAGTGGTTTTTGCTAGCCGGTGCGTTTGCCTCGCTGTTCATGGTCGCCGGTAAGCGCTACGCCGAGCTGGTGCTGGCCGAACGCACCGGTGCCAATATCCGCAAATCGCTGGAAACCTACACCAGCACCTATCTGCGATTCGTATGGACGATGTCGGCCACCGCGGTGGTGGTGTGCTACGGGCTGTGGGCGTTCGAGCGCGACGGCTACGCCGGATCGTGGTTTGTGGTGTCGATGGTGCCGTTTACCATCGCGATCCTGCGTTATGCGGTCGACGTCGACGGCGGGCTGGCCGGCGAACCCGAAGAGATCGCGCTTCGTGACCGGGTGTTACAGCTGCTGTTTCTTGCCTGGATAGGGACAGTCGGTGCTGCTGTTGCGTTCAGCTAGCCCCCGGGTCAGGGCCGCGTCGCGCCGGGCCGCGGCGGTTGCCCGACCGCTGTTTCCCTACGACACCACGGTGCGAATCAGCCTGTGGGTTTCCGTCGCGGTGGTGGCGGTGCTGTTCGGCTGGGGCGCCTGGCAACGACGCTGGATCGCCGACGACGGCCTGATCGTGCTGCGCACGGTACGCAACCTGCTGGCCGGCAACGGGCCGGTGTTCAACGCCGGCGAGCGTGTCGAGGCCAACACCTCGACCGTGTGGACGTTTCTGCTCTATCTGGGCGGGCTGATCGGCGGGCCGCTTCGCCTGGAGTACGTGGCACTGGTTATGGCCTTGGCGCTCAGTGTGATTGGGGTCGCGCTGCTGATGCTTGGCGCGGGCCGGCTCTACGCGCCCAGCCTGCGCGGGCACCGCGCGGTGATGCTGCCGGCCGGCGCTCTGGTCTACATCGCCGTGCCGCCGGCGCGCGACTTCGCCACCTCCGGCCTGGAAAGCGGGTTGGCGCTGGCATACCTGGGTTTGCTGTGGTGGATGACGGTCTGCTGGTCGCAGGCATTGCGGATCCGGCCGGAGGGCCGGGTGTTTTCGGCCGCGCTGGCCTTCGTCGCCGGCTGCAGCGTGCTGGTGCGTCCCGAGCTGGCGCTGATCGGCGGCGGTGTGTTGATCATGATGCTGGTCGCGGCGCGGGGCTGGCGCCGGCGCGCGCTGATCGTGCTGGCGGGCGGGCTGCTGCCGGTCGGCTACGAGGTCTTCCGGATGGGCTACTACGGGCTGCTGGTGCCCGGCACCGCGCTGGCCAAAGACGCCGCGGGCGACAAATGGTCGCAGGGCATGATCTACCTGGCCAACTTCAACCGGCCCTACGTGCTGTGGGTGCCTGCGGTGCTGTTGCTGGCCTTGGGCCTGCTGTTGGCGGCTACCCGCAGCCGGCCCTGGCGGATTCGCCACGAGGCGCCGCGTGGTTACGGCCCGTTGGCCCGCGCGGTGCAAAGCCCCCCGGCCGCGGTGATCTTCTTCGTCATCAGCGGGCTATTGCAGGCGTTGTACTGGATACGCCAGGGCGGCGATTTCATGCACGGCCGTGTCCTGCTGATCCCGATGGTTTGCGTGCTGGCCCCGGTTGCGGTGGTCCCGGTGGTATTTCCCGAAGGCACGACATTCTCCCGGGAAACGCGCAATGTGCTTGCCGGTGCGGTGAGCGCGCTGTGGCTCGCGGTTGCGGGCTGGTCGCTGTGGGCGGCGAACTCACCGGGAATGGGTGACGACGCCACCCGGGTCACCTACTCCGGCATCGTCGACGAGCGCCGGTTCTACGCCCAGGCCACCGGGCACGCGCACCCGCTGACCGCGGCGGACTACCTCGACTACCCGCGGATGCGCGCCGCGGTGGTGGCCATCAACAACACGCCCGCCGGCGCGCTGCTGCTGCCGTCGGGCAATTACAACCAGTGGGACATCGTTCCGGCGGCCCCGCCAAAGCCAGGAGATTCCTCTGAAAAGGGACCTCACACAGTGTTTTTCACCAACATCGGCATGGTTGGTATGAACGTCGGCCTCGACGTCAGGGTGATCGACCAGATCGGCCTGGCCAATCCGCTTGCCGCGCATACGCCGCGGCTGCATCACAGCCGCATCGGACACGACAAAAACTTGTTCCCTGACTGGGCCATCGCTGAAGGCCCGTTTGTCGGTGTTCCGCCGTATCTGGACCCGGCCTGGGTCGAGCAAGCCAGAGCGGCGCTGAAATGTCCGGCCACCCAGGCGGTGCTCAGCTCGGTGCGCGCCCCGA encodes:
- a CDS encoding glycosyltransferase — its product is MTETAVSLLARVILPRPGEPLDVRKLYLLESTTNARRAHAVSRTTLQIGAESEVSFATYFNAFPASYWRRWTICKSVVLRAELTGSGRVDVYRTKATGARIFIDGRPFDGGPQPATVEFQVGLEPFEDGGWIWFDITTETDVILHSAGWYATEPAPGVANVAVGIPTFNRPGDCVNALRDLTSDPLVDKVIGAVIVPDQGIAKVRDHPDFAKAAAPLGNRLSIHDQPNLGGSGGYSRVMYEALKNTDCQQILFMDDDIRIEPDSILRVLAMHRFAKSPMLVGGQMLNLQEPSHLHIMGEVVDRSNFMWTAAPYAEYDHDFATYPLSDNNPRSNLLHRRIDVDYNGWWTCMIPRQVAEELGQPLPLFIKWDDADYGLRAAEHGYPTATLPGAAIWHMAWSDKDDAIDWQAYFHLRNRLVVAAMHWDDDVIGLLRSHLKATLKHLACLEYSTVAIQNKAIDDFLAGPEHIFSILETALPEVHRIRKAYPDAIVLPTASALPAPSQKTKPMKPPVRPLAIGYRLARGMLHNLTKADPAHHQRPQLNVATQDARWFRLCTLDGATVTTADGRGVVFRQRDRAKMFTLLWQSLRRLAKLARRFDEMRRVYRDALPVLSSKQKWETVLLSATDKAPAHG
- the zomB gene encoding flagellar motor control protein ZomB, with translation MRSASPRVRAASRRAAAVARPLFPYDTTVRISLWVSVAVVAVLFGWGAWQRRWIADDGLIVLRTVRNLLAGNGPVFNAGERVEANTSTVWTFLLYLGGLIGGPLRLEYVALVMALALSVIGVALLMLGAGRLYAPSLRGHRAVMLPAGALVYIAVPPARDFATSGLESGLALAYLGLLWWMTVCWSQALRIRPEGRVFSAALAFVAGCSVLVRPELALIGGGVLIMMLVAARGWRRRALIVLAGGLLPVGYEVFRMGYYGLLVPGTALAKDAAGDKWSQGMIYLANFNRPYVLWVPAVLLLALGLLLAATRSRPWRIRHEAPRGYGPLARAVQSPPAAVIFFVISGLLQALYWIRQGGDFMHGRVLLIPMVCVLAPVAVVPVVFPEGTTFSRETRNVLAGAVSALWLAVAGWSLWAANSPGMGDDATRVTYSGIVDERRFYAQATGHAHPLTAADYLDYPRMRAAVVAINNTPAGALLLPSGNYNQWDIVPAAPPKPGDSSEKGPHTVFFTNIGMVGMNVGLDVRVIDQIGLANPLAAHTPRLHHSRIGHDKNLFPDWAIAEGPFVGVPPYLDPAWVEQARAALKCPATQAVLSSVRAPMGVHRFLSNMLHSYQFTKYRIDRVPLYDLIRCGLEVPETGAPAYTGLPATGP
- a CDS encoding phosphatase PAP2 family protein, which codes for MAELAAPRGEVAAVVAVQSALVDRPGVVAVARGLSHFGEHSIGWLAVSLLGALLRPRRARTWLLAGGGAFAAHAAAVLIKRLVRRPRPNHPAVAVKVGTPSRLSFPSAHATSTTAAAILLGRATGMPLTAVLVPPMALSRILLGVHYPSDVAIGVAVGAAVAAAAVRVGGRLERGLGQ
- a CDS encoding decaprenyl-phosphate phosphoribosyltransferase, producing the protein MSEEVAPVTGPPANLIVGVVKAIRPRQWVKNVLVLAAPLAAAGRGIHYNYADVLGKVAVAFVVFCLAASAVYLINDVRDVEADREHPTKRFRPIAAGVVPEWLAYLLAAALGVASLVISWWLTPNLALVMAVYIGIQLAYCFGLKHQAVIDICIVSSAYLLRAIAGGVAADIPLSQWFLLAGAFASLFMVAGKRYAELVLAERTGANIRKSLETYTSTYLRFVWTMSATAVVVCYGLWAFERDGYAGSWFVVSMVPFTIAILRYAVDVDGGLAGEPEEIALRDRVLQLLFLAWIGTVGAAVAFS